The Toxoplasma gondii ME49 chromosome III, whole genome shotgun sequence genome includes a window with the following:
- the AP2III4 gene encoding AP2 domain transcription factor AP2III-4 (encoded by transcript TGME49_299020), with translation MASSVRTSNRGAPPGSLRRSSRDNDQQIIDSPPLDIAQKRSSDVEPQVSLPPHGGRSWRSGGEISSLLAPARIESSLITAALGCSPALASLAQRADVGSAAKDVDAESLNILTPASHQNSSFPSGLAEVPPRASTSPQPSLLGGVFAGLSCCRTTSAEQRSASSRSVALPPTHTGSAAAVPNAMALSPSLTISSGAVNSCLSLDEPKGLCGAGSAACTADATLGRLSGGAGASPRLAAAVPNLLSSVSPSSLFTSVPTGSAAAVSGSLSAPSPLSGHPWASLASAYCSRETLMGRTSGEPSLVSGSAGFIPTALQTAFHCGKETQGNGSTQTHASALNMQQVPAQTHGPVGHIHGRESLPKVVGVRYDKVNKTWRASWYDPQSRRRVERKFSVNKLGFINAYNMATECRKLQEQKLGLRDRTGRKQQQQQPKSPSVVTRAPAGVLGSASLPTCMPHLELQRHQELLAQTSSWAPAQPLGSDRLEKESLQQYLPFDFERALNSHHLSAGLDASGNFPSADASTIAVFSAATNSFLPARAPLNPVEERQRSPDLRHQHHMSVPAPPNGVKPEAHGGPPHADLSNAPTQQVQVSHLSDHLSGGSLPEAQTGASESGISRSSTRSRKRKDPPENSATPQSCRSRGTEDARTPNGGPGAEDEKAREEVIWMGGGGGGTRSRDQGRQLSDSQDPAAHEGGSHNGNCRHAGRAEGAGRELYSLRLGQRGTKIGTADGKSTGKDEGARHSGDDLGASSDGDGQTSQEEREDGTAKKPRLPSTNDESNSTKGGGKRSGTGDETARDGEPADKVAWVSKGTDKAVVKEHTYRGGGHTAGQGSREGGDPSKAGREEKPLPVVGDRTLSGSRKESNGGRSAGPEDTRETRTQFEKGQERREVREHAGDGSHRVIFSRLDADCGGRHCAGACRGVPNNSLSCAFTCQHLSPCSKAVGGGVCCCRRHSATLQESSCDTSCCSRRWTCTCCGDDCQGFPRPVARHGHHMKEECLPHGACGGSSGQESSLGSSSHPVSRVQHAKKTGWKPTGASPFQTASVSPSSCCPHHSQAEGGGELQGDSAAGCADESDPMISSGSVERDWFSSSSLAGDAPSNAAPTGPLLILHLTKELVLLLLQSVQDAVRALVPEGQLVEHFGKAEGGAEDFSSDRESDSLSGRERDHWRRQQKTRGEASPLKRDSTGAADRDKGSHDTGCEISAADARVCVAALERHKEIVRLATNVNSLGRYTRIFRVCIKNKQVPTQLPHLDLVQLLRQLLTLSSVERDTSSLGPTGSASGVDAMHARSTSSTEGSSGYMSPAESLRRLPGISGSTGLAREEKADCERTGVTPGRGGRVSRVTTAGTDEGGDLEDEQEGVGKSESGPLQGLNQGDTDSEGRLKDGGGPSGGGSRETGRVGPLSSSRLSSSRRGCEDSEQERMEERERVQTKHEHPTQSSHHHNTRSRSQSARIAASGRGGSSSHGAVSSVGSASLSSANRPSRAAAARRGFYNTRQQSTESPECLEIKTADAAAGKEERTSIKTELSSSSCSSGTANPTYSRGGAQNHRFLSAASSNAEGISSLASSQASPSPLSKLPPSICFGDRVRSDSSSGHSGDITNTGVPCSSEDGLNEGQDFDGAEGGSSREGESSVPDSLAQLLL, from the exons ATGGCTTCCTCGGTACGCACAAGCAACAGAGGGGCACCTCCTGGCTCTCTCAGAAGGAGTTCGCGAGATAACGATCAGCAGATTATTGATTCTCCTCCCCTGGACATCGCACAAAAGAGAAGTTCAGACGTGGAACCGCaggtctctctgcctccgcaCGGCGGACGTTCGTGGCGGTCGGGAGGCGAGATTAGCTCTCTGCTGGCACCCGCGCGCATCGAAAGTTCCCTGATCACAGCCGCACTTGGCTGTTCACCTGCCCTCGCATCACTTGCTCAGAGAGCCGATGTGGGAAGTGCAGCAAAAGACGTTGACGCTGAGTCTCTAAACATCTTGACCCCCGCGAGTCATCAGaactcctcttttccttccgGCCTGGCTGAAGTGCCTCCGCGAGCTTCGACGTCACCCCAGCCTTCGCTCCTGGGTGGTGTTTTTGCTGGGCTTTCTTGCTGCCGGACGACCTCAGCAGAACAGAGATCGGCTTCCTCCAGGTCTGTCGCGCTCCCGCCTACCCACACAGGCTCTGCCGCCGCAGTTCCGAATGCGATGGCCTTGAGTCCAAGCCTCACCATTTCGTCCGGTGCGGTCAACAGCTGCCTTTCTCTTGATGAGCCAAAAGGCCTCTGCGGAGCCGGATCGGCCGCATGCACAGCCGATGCAACTCTCGGGAGACTCAGTGGAGGCGCGGGTGCTAGTCCCCGGCTTGCTGCTGCTGTGCCAAACCTACTCTCGAGTGTGAGCCCTAGCTCGCTGTTTACATCAGTGCCTACAGGGAGCGCAGCTGCCGTCTCTGGAAGCCTTTCCGCTCCATCGCCGCTCTCTGGCCACCCGTGGGCGTCGCTGGCTTCAGCCTACTGCTCCCGGGAGACCCTGATGGGCCGAACTAGCGGAGAGCCGAGTCTTGTATCTGGAAGTGCGGGGTTCATTCCCACAGCTCTCCAAACGGCGTTCCACTGCGGAAAGGAAACCCAGGGCAATGGAAGTACCCAAACGCATGCTTCTGCTCTCAACATGCAGCAGGTGCCAGCTCAGACCCACGGGCCAGTGGGTCACATTCATGGACGAGAGAGCCTGCCGAAAGTCGTTGGCGTCCGCTATGACAAGGTGAATAAGACATGGAGGGCTTCGTGGTACGACCCGCAATCTCGGCGGAGAGTGGAGCGCAAATTCAGCGTCAATAAACTGGGATTCATCAACGCTTACAACATGGCCACAG AGTGCCGAAAGCTGCAAGAACAGAAACTCGGATTGCGCGACAGAACAGGTCGCAAGCAACAGCAGCAACAGCCAAAGAGCCCCTCTGTGGTGACGCGCGCCCCAGCTGGAGTCTTGGGATCTGCCTCCCTGCCAACGTGCATGCCACATCTGGAA CTGCAACGCCACCAAGAACTGCTGGCTCAAACGTCATCCTGGGCGCCGGCCCAACCGCTTGGCTCCGATCGCCTTGAGAAGGAGTCACTGCAGCAGTATCTCCCCTTTGATTTCGAGCGCGCTCTGAACTCCCACCACTTATCCGCGGGACTTGACGCCTCTGGAAACTTTCCGTCAGCAGACGCGTCCACCAtcgctgttttttctgccgcCACCAACTCTTTCTTGCCGGCCCGCGCGCCTCTCAACCCTGTGGAGGAGCGCCAACGCTCCCCTGACCTCCGGCACCAGCACCACATGTCCGTGCCAGCCCCGCCGAACGGAGTGAAACCTGAGGCGCACGGTGGACCTCCCCATGCGGATCTTTCAAACGCGCCGACTCAACAAGTTCAGGTGTCTCATCTCTCCGACCACCTGTCGGGAGGCTCTCTCCCTGAGGCTCAGACTGGTGCAAGCGAGAGCGGCATCAGCCGTTCCTCGACTCGGAGTCGGAAGCGAAAGGATCCTCCCGAAAACAGTGCAACCCCGCAGAGCTGCCGGTCTCGAGGAACTGAAGACGCCCGCACACCCAACGGTGGACCTGGCgcggaggacgagaaggcgagggaggaagTGATCTGGAtgggaggaggaggaggaggaacgcGCTCGCGCGACCAGGGGCGCCAGCTTTCGGATTCTCAGGACCCAGCTGCGCATGAGGGAGGATCTCACAATGGAAACTGCAGACATGCTGGGAGGGCCGAAGGCGCAGGCCGAGAGCTCTACTCACTCCGGCTCGGGCAGCGGGGGACTAAGATTGGAACGGCCGATGGAAAGTCTACAgggaaagacgaaggcgccAGGCACTCTGGTGATGACCTCGGTGCGTCTTCTGACGGCGATGGGCAGACCTCacaagaagaacgagaagatgGCACTGCGAAAAAGCCTCGACTCCCATCGACGAACGACGAAAGTAACTCTACAAAAGGTGGAGGCAAACGGTCTGGAACGGGTGACGAGACCGCGCGTGACGGCGAGCCGGCAGACAAAGTTGCTTGGGTGAGCAAGGGCACAGACAAGGCCGTTGTAAAAGAACACACCTACCGCGGAGGAGGACACACCGCGGGGCAAGGCTCGCGAGAAGGCGGTGATCCGAGCAAAGCTGGCCGTGAAGAAAAACCGCTTCCGGTGGTCGGCGATCGCACGCTATCGGGCagcaggaaagagagcaaCGGTGGACGGTCCGCAGGGCCAGAGGACACTCGTGAGACCAGAACCCAATTCGAGAAAGGCCAGGAGAGACGGGAAGTTCGCGAGCACGCTGGTGACGGGAGCCACAGAGTGATATTCTCGCGTCTGGACGCGGACTGTGGCGGCAGACACTGCGC TGGAGCATGCCGCGGCGTCCCCAATAACTCGCTGTCCTGCGCCTTCACGTGCCAGCACCTCAGTCCTTGCTCCAAGGCCGTTGGAGGAGGGGTGTGTTGCTGCCGAAGGCACTCCGCAACTCTCCAG GAAAGCAGCTGTGACACCTCGTGCTGCAGCCGTCGCTGGACTTGCACCTGCTGTGGGGACGACTGCCAAGGATTCCCAAGGCCTGTGGCGCGTCACGGGCACCACATGAAAGAGGAGTGTCTCCCTCACGGTGCCTGCGGTGGCAGCTCTGGTCAAGAGTCGTCGCTGGGCAGCTCCAGCCaccctgtctctcgcgtgcAGCATGCAAAGAAGACCGGGTGGAAGCCCACTGGCGCGTCGCCATTTCAGACCGCGTCCGTCTCCCCGTCGTCCTGCTGTCCACATCACTCGCAGGCAGAGGGGGGAGGCGAGCTCCAAGGAGACTCCGCGGCAGGCTGTGCAGACGAGAGCGACCCCATGATCTCTTCCGGCAGTGTAGAGAGGGATtggttttcctcgtcttcgctcgcgGGCGATGCACCCAGCAACGCCGCGCCAACGGGGCCTCTGCTCATTCTCCATCTCACCAAAGAGCTCGTGCTCCTGCTGCTCCAGTCCGTCCAGGACGCGGTCCGGGCGCTGGTCCCGGAGGGCCAACTGGTGGAGCATTTTGGCAAGGCCGAGGGCGGCGCTGAGGACTTTTCGTCGGACCGAGAGTCCGATTCGCTGTCGGGCAGAGAGCGGGACCACTGgcgaagacagcagaagacTCGCGGCGAGGCCTCGCCGCTGAAACGCGATTCGACCGGCGCGGCGGACCGCGACAAAGGGAGTCACGACACGGGCTGCGAGATCTCCGCTGCAGATGCTCGCGTCTGCGTGGCTGCCCTTGAGCGGCACAAAGAAATTGTGCGATTGGCAACGAATGTGAACAGTCTGGGGCGTTACACGAGGATTTTCAGGGTGTGCATCAAGAACAAGCAAGTCCCGACTCAGTTGCCGCATCTCGACCTCGTCCAACTGTTGCGGCAGCTCCTGACTCTGTCgagtgtggagagagacacttcGAGTCTCGGTCCCACAGGGTCTGCGTCGGGGGTCGATGCGATGCACGCCCGCAGCACCTCATCAACAGAAGGATCCTCCGGGTACATGAGCCCCGCTGAGTCCCTGCGACGCCTGCCAGGCATCAGTGGCTCCACCGGCTTagctcgagaagaaaaggcagactGCGAACGCACAGGTGTGACGCCGGGGAGAGGCGGCCGTGTGAGTCGCGTCACAACTGCTGGTACggacgaaggcggagacCTTGAGGACGAACAGGAAGGCGTCGGAAAATCTGAGAGCGGTCCTCTCCAGGGGCTGAATCAGGGAGACACTGACAGCGAGGGACGCCTGAAGGACGGAGGCGGACCTTCAGGCGGCGGGAGCCGGGAGACAGGGCGCGTCGGCCCACTGTCGTCTTCCCGCCTCTCGAGCTCTCGCCGGGGATGTGAAGACTCCGAACAAGAGCGAATGGAAGAGCGCGAACGGGTGCAAACCAAGCACGAACATCCGACGCAGTCGAGCCACCACCATAACACACGAAGCAGAAGCCAGTCGGCGAGAATCGCCGCTTCAGGGCGTGGAGGAAGCTCTTCACATGGAGCCGTTTCGAGCGTGGGTTCggcctcgctctcgtctgcaAACAGGCCCAGTCGAGCCGCAGCGGCGCGTCGTGGCTTCTACAACACGCGTCAACAGTCCACGGAGTCTCCGGAGTGTCTGGAGATAAAGACTGCGGATGCAGCTGCTGGAAAGGAGGAGCGAACCTCGATAAAGACTGAACTGAGTTCCTCCAGTTGTTCGTCAGGGACAGCGAATCCGACCTACTCTAGAGGAGGCGCTCAGAACCACAGATTTCTCTCAGCAGCCTCGTCGAACGCCGAGGGAATTTCGTCACTCGCCTCGTCTCAAGCTTCCCCATCCCCTCTTTCGAAGCTTCCTCCCTCAATCTGTTTCGGCGACCGAGTGCGGTCAGACTCGTCTTCGGGTCATTCGGGAGACATCACAAACACTGGCGTCCCGTGCTCGAGTGAGGACGGTCTCAACGAGGGCCAAGATTTCGACGGCGCTGAAGGCGGCTCAtctcgagaaggcgagagcagtGTTCCAGACTCCCTTGCTCAGTTGCTTCTCTAG
- a CDS encoding hypothetical protein (encoded by transcript TGME49_299015~Predicted trans-membrane domain (TMHMM2.0):21-44): MSDYEMLSIHHVSSTGASENNPLWGFFRGCFSHFFFLMLISASVECRKNLFARQPLSRQGKSLRVGEMHIRLFVIDQLCLLCRHIVEAVVELPRKQPVCPAEESYTEPRYASYVSAASGPAL, from the exons ATGTCTGATTATGAAATGCTTTCCATACATCATGTGTCGTCTACGGGGGCTTCGGAAAACAACCCGCTCTGGGGCTTTTTCAGGGGTT GCTTTTCgcatttctttttcctcatGTTGATCTCCGCGTCGGTTGAGTGCAGGAAAAATCTCTTTGCGCGTCAACCTCTTAGTAGGCAAGGCAAATCGTTACGAGTGGGCGAAATGCATATTCGTTTGTTTGTCATTGACCAATTATGCCTGTTGTGCAGACATATTGTCGAGGCTGTGGTAGAACTCCCAAGGAAACAGCCAGTTTGCCCAGCCGAAG AAAGCTACACTGAGCCGCGATACGCGTCTTACGTATCTGCAGCGTCCGGACCGGCGTTATGA
- a CDS encoding hypothetical protein (encoded by transcript TGME49_299010), with protein MLRSIGKPDFSRVCIDGRKKQVKHENAGTNTVDLSYVASAYCPIQSQRNPRATDSVSGVVLLERWSASDPPLYFCVHGTPAPPLPEDTPDETMPHPIQDAPAEMTQSNSPESETSTTGREDASKELQIEELPRPPEKAQAAAGREDESKEPQTPTGREDESKETRTPVSRRPSGRAQAAESRRSSRKGQAAAGREDASKGPQTETGSVNPEEGPSGQQKVRCRVGWHCRRVSWPTRGRHLLCRKEQ; from the exons ATGTTGAGGTCCATCGGGAAGCCTGATTTTTCGAGGGTGTGCATAGacggaaggaaaaaacaag TTAAGCATGAAAATGCAGGGACGA ACACCGTAGATTTATCGTACGTGGCTTCTGCGTACTGTCCAATTCAATCACAGCGAAATCCGCGC GCGACTGACAGCGTCAGTGGAGTC GTATTGCTGGAGCGCTGGTCT GCATCGGATCCACCTTTATATTTCTGTGTTCACGGAACT CCCGCGCCACCTCTGCCCGAAGATACGCCGGACGAG ACGATGCCGCATCCGATCCAAGACGCTCCAGCTGAG ATGACCCAGTCCAATTCGCCCGAATCCGAGACATCCACG ACCGGGCGAGAAGATGCGTCGAAGGAGCTGCAGATTGAG GAGTTGCCGCGTCCACCGGAAAAGGCGCAAGCTGCG GCCGGGCGAGAAGATGAATCGAAGGAGCCGCAGACTCCG ACCGGGCGAGAAGATGAatcgaaggagacgcggacTCCG GTGTCACGGCGTCCGTCGGGAAGGGCGCAAGCTGCG GAGTCGCGGCGCTCGTCGAGAAAGGGGCAAGCTGCG GCCGGGCGAGAAGATGCGTCGAAGGGGCCGCAGACTGAG ACCGGCTCGGTGAATCCCGAGGAGGGACCTTCTGGC CAACAGAAGGTACGCTGTAGGGTGGGGTGGCATTGTCGTAGAGTCTCATGGCCCACGAGGGGTAGGCATCTCCTGTGCAGGAAAGAACAGTGA